One region of Culex pipiens pallens isolate TS chromosome 2, TS_CPP_V2, whole genome shotgun sequence genomic DNA includes:
- the LOC128092813 gene encoding uncharacterized protein LOC128092813 isoform X1, which translates to MCHSLRQHRRPTICYRTWTKAGAKLTRCTKDLCQLRIRSGEELQRTTRPPPGTPHRRLTLPRNPQDLPRPGQVATSSDGGGVGKASMAVWAVAVRRVQVQSTAI; encoded by the exons ATGTGTCACAGCCTGCGCCAACACCGGCGGCCAACGATCTGCTATCGGACCTGGACCAAGG CTGGCGCCAAGTTGACCCGGTGTACGAAGGACCTTTGTCAGTTGCGGATTCGTTCTGGAGAGGAGTTGCAACGAACTACACGACCTCCTCCCGGAACTCCTCACCGAAGATTGACGCTACCTCGTAACCCACAAGATCTTCCCCGACCCGGACAAGTTGCTACTTCTAGCGATGGCGGAGGGGTTGGGAAAGCGTCCATGGCGGTTTGGGCGGTTGCTGTTCGGCGGGTTCAAGTTCAATCGACTGCAATTTGA
- the LOC128092813 gene encoding uncharacterized protein LOC128092813 isoform X2 has product MFSRVCDRRGLGRGSWNAVRRIRGRWRVRRLSGQQITKVIDVFHFEPLAGFRLILNARCVTACANTGGQRSAIGPGPRLAPS; this is encoded by the exons ATGTTCTCCAGAGTCTGCGATCGTCGCGGCCTTGGTCGCGGCAGTTGGAATGCGGTTCGGCGGATCCGGGGGAGGTGGAGAGTACGGAGGTTATCGGGACAGCAG ATAACGAAGGTCATCGACGTCTTCCATTTCGAACCACTCGCCGGCTTCCGGCTTATCCTCAACGCTCGATGTGTCACAGCCTGCGCCAACACCGGCGGCCAACGATCTGCTATCGGACCTGGACCAAGG CTGGCGCCAAGTTGA